The sequence below is a genomic window from Uranotaenia lowii strain MFRU-FL chromosome 2, ASM2978415v1, whole genome shotgun sequence.
AATCGTGTTCCGGTGTTCGACAACGATAGCGTTTTAATCGAATTGCTGCGTCTTGTTGACATACaggtatgtaaaaaaattttcaatggtgGCTTTATGTTTAAGACTAAAAACCCAATAATTTGATTTTACACAGATTGAACGCAGGCAGGAACCGGACGCTGTCGTCTGTTTCGATTGCGTTGTGACGCTAGAAGGATTCGACCAGTTTAAATCACAGTGTCATGTGAGCGATGAATTGCTGAAATCAATTCCCCCAAGAGAGGAATCCTCAGGGGAAGGTTCCGAGGAAGAAGACCTTGATTGTGATTATCTCATCGAGCATAATACTTCGGATACCAATGAAGGTGTTATCGAAGAGGAACTGCTTGAAGAAATCCCAGTAAACCAGAACATTCGAAAATCCCCCGTCAAGAAGAAAGCTAAAGCATTACCCGAGCTTCCTCGGGCAAAGAAAGCAAAGACAATGACCAAGGATGACGATTCTACGGATGATGATTGGTTTAAGCCTTTGAATCCTAAAACGGATCCAAAAACAAACAAGGTTTTTTTAACCGAAGAAGATAAAACTGAATTATATTCTAAAATTCACGAATTCGTGGATAATCTGAACGAGGAAGAATTCGAGGCCGAGTGTGAGGCTATGAATGTGTCCAAGCGAACCACATCTGGTCCATCGGTCGATGAGCTGCAGGTTCTGCGCAAAAGCTATCCAAAAAATTTGCACTTTGAAAAGTGCACTAGATCAAAACATTTTACCCTGGTGTACTACGGGGAACGCTTCCACGGGGCGCTCTTCACGGATCGTTACACCTACTGGCAGTGCTACGGCAGGAGGAAGCATCGCTGCCCGGCACAGGTGGTGGTGCTGAATGACTACCAGCAGATCGAGCGGCGGTACGAGCACACTCACGACGAATTAACATGCGCCGAGGGCAAAATTTACAGCCCAAGGCAGGCCCTGCCGGAACTGTTCAAAGCATGCCGGGAAGTTGTGATCGGTGTAAGTAGATATACAAacttctgtttttttatttcataaaaatgggAATagttttatcagaatttttttttgcttttagaaACGAATGCGTCGTCGTAAGGAAGTTCTAAAAaggcaaaaatatttaaaggctCTGAAGGACATTGAGCAAAGCGAACCAATTGTTACCCAAGAAGAAGTCGTTTTTGATCCTAATTCGACGATAGTCGTGGATGAGTTGCAAATAGACGAAAGTAATATAAGCATTCCGCAAACGAAACAAGAACAGTATGGTGAACAAGAGAGCATTGAGGAATATTCGTTAATTGAGAGTGATTATGAATACGAAGATAACACGGAAACCAAAGGCAACCATGAACCTAAAGAAGTTTCAGAGaaagttgaaacaaaaactGAAGCAGATGCAAATAAATCGCAGTCAAATGAATCCGTCAACACATCACCTAAGGTTAAAGTTGAAACTATAACGTCACCAAAAGTTAAAGATGATGCACAGCAAACAGCAAAAACAGGTACCGTTGGACTGCTGGAACTAGCTGACAGCTATCCGGATTACTTTCACTTCGAAAAATCATCTCGCGTCGAGGGTTTTGCGCTGATATTCTACGGTGAGCGATACCAGGGTGCAATTTACACCGAGAATTATACCTACTGGCAGTGCTGTTGGCGTCGCAAACACAAATGCCCGGCCCAAGTTTGCGTGACCAATGACTACCAGAAATTCGAACGTCGCTACGAGCACACCCACGAGGACCTTCAGACGGTCGAAGGCTCGATCTACACTCCGCTGGAGGCTTTACcgcacatatttgaaaaaacgaAAACGATGATTCGCAGGGTAAGATTTTTAAGTTTGCGTTTTGATATATTGCATTTatatggtttaatttttttcacagaaaaaagaaagaatcgagcgaaacaaaaaagttgGCAAGAAGAAAAATCTTAAGGTAAAACGAGAAGAGTccagtgatgatgatgatgatgatgatgatgacgacgacgagcAGTACGAAATAGAAGTTGACGAGGAGTTAGCGGAAGATGTAAA
It includes:
- the LOC129745909 gene encoding uncharacterized protein LOC129745909, whose translation is MGNKQKLASFCRLCLTKTENRVPVFDNDSVLIELLRLVDIQIERRQEPDAVVCFDCVVTLEGFDQFKSQCHVSDELLKSIPPREESSGEGSEEEDLDCDYLIEHNTSDTNEGVIEEELLEEIPVNQNIRKSPVKKKAKALPELPRAKKAKTMTKDDDSTDDDWFKPLNPKTDPKTNKVFLTEEDKTELYSKIHEFVDNLNEEEFEAECEAMNVSKRTTSGPSVDELQVLRKSYPKNLHFEKCTRSKHFTLVYYGERFHGALFTDRYTYWQCYGRRKHRCPAQVVVLNDYQQIERRYEHTHDELTCAEGKIYSPRQALPELFKACREVVIGKRMRRRKEVLKRQKYLKALKDIEQSEPIVTQEEVVFDPNSTIVVDELQIDESNISIPQTKQEQYGEQESIEEYSLIESDYEYEDNTETKGNHEPKEVSEKVETKTEADANKSQSNESVNTSPKVKVETITSPKVKDDAQQTAKTGTVGLLELADSYPDYFHFEKSSRVEGFALIFYGERYQGAIYTENYTYWQCCWRRKHKCPAQVCVTNDYQKFERRYEHTHEDLQTVEGSIYTPLEALPHIFEKTKTMIRRKKERIERNKKVGKKKNLKVKREESSDDDDDDDDDDDEQYEIEVDEELAEDVNESMEDE